The following DNA comes from Flexistipes sp..
CACCTTTATTAACGATATCACCTTCGGTAAAAGTTGTATCTTCAACAAGCCCTGAAACCTCAGAAGATAATTCAGTCGTGGTATCGTATTTGACCAGGCCTATTTTATTTTCAGTTTCTACAATTTTCTTTTCCTTTACAGTGCTGACAACAACATTGGCAGCCCTTTGACCTTCCTGGGCAAAAGCCGTTACTGCAAGCAAGCAGAATAAAAACAAACTAATGATTCTCTTCATCTTTCACCTCAATATTTTCTATATTGTTATACATTTTTTGCAAAATCCCCAAAAGTCCTTGCTTCTCCTTATTACTAATACCGTTATAAATCATGCTGTTGTATTCAGGCATTATGGATTTGGCCGGCTCCTCCAGCTTTCTCCCTTTTTCAGTTAAAAACACATTGGTGCATCTTCGGTCTTCGCTGTCAGTCACACATTTGACAAAACCGCGGTCAATGAGCCTGCTTATGAGCCTTGCCGTACTCGGAGCGTCCTTTATGCTGCGTTTTGCGATATCATGCTGACTTAGTCCGTTTTCGTCCCATAAAATGGTGAGAATTCCCACCTGCTCCGGTGTAATATCATATTCCGACCAAAGTTTTGTAAAAATCTTTTTCATCCCGAAAAAAACTTTGGCCAGAGTCATAGAAATATCTTTTTCCAGCAAATTTTCATCAGTCATAGCAGAAACCACCTTTTATTGTCGTGACAATAGTTGCCGCGACAATAAATATAATTAAATGAAAAGTCAAGCAGTTTTGGCAAAAGAATCAGGAAAAATAAAAATTGTTGTAAAAGTCGTAAGGGTTGCAGAGGTTTTAGAGGTTGTAAGGGTCATAGAGGTTTTACAGGTTGTTTATTTTACAGCCTTGGACTCATCACTATCACAAACGTTGAACCTTGAACATTGAACTAACCTGTCACTCATCACTCATCACGCTTCACGGTATCACATACGCATTACGGTGTCTCGCATTACGACATCTACTTATTTATTCAAAGATCTCTCCAATTATAATTGCAACAATTTCTTCATAATATTATAATTGTAAAGAATAAGCTTCGCTGATAATATGGTATAAATAAACTTTTCAGTATTTTGGAGTTCACTGTGAGCCAACAAACAACGAAATTAACCCGAAATTCTCTTATATTACTTTTTTCCTTTATTTTTTTACTCCTGACTACATCAGCATATTCAGCACCCGGCGACATTCTCTTCACTCACAACAATTCTATAGACACTTTTGATGAAAACTCATTAAATACTTATTGGAATGTTGATTCAAATGGCGGAGATGCCGGAATATCAAATGGTACGCCTGACTCTGACGGCAGAGCAATGTATACAAGATATGGTGAAGTTACTGTAACCACTAAGCGTACAATTGACCTTTCCGGAAAATATGCAGAACTTAGCTTTTGGGCTCAAGTTGGAGATGACAGTTTCAGCGAAGACCCTGATGCCAATGAAGATTTAGTAATAGAATATAATGATAGCAACAATGATTGGCATATTCTTGCCCGAATTGCTGGTGATACAGCACCTGGATCAGTATTTAATCAAACCATAGAAATTCCGGCAAATGGTTTGCACAGTAACTTTCGTTTTCGCTTTAGACAAACAGGCGGTAGCGGATATAATTATGACTACTACCATATTGATAATGTAGTACTTAGAGAGGCTTCACCTCCGCCTCCAGGATTTTGCGATGACTTCGAGAACGGTCTTTCAAACTGGATTATAAGCAATAACAATTATGCCGGCATTGGTGAACAAACTTATGATTCGCCTACACACAGCCTTTATCTTAACGGAGGTCCAGTAAATGCAACTTCAAGACTGATGGACTTATCAGGCAAATCAGCCGCAAATCTAAGCTTTTGGCTTCAAAGAGGCAGTGATGACATTCTGGGAAGTGAGTTCCCAGAAGATGGTGAAAATATTATTGTTTCATATTTTAATAACAGCGGCAACTGGATTGATTTGGAAACATTTCAGGGGGGTGGAACACCTGGAGAAGTGTTCAATAAAACTTACATTTTACCAAGCGATGCATTTCATAGCGGACTGCAGGTACGCTTCAGTTTGACTGACGGCAGTGGTGAAAATTGGGATTACTGGCATATAGATAATTTTTGCGTCCAAAGTCCTGCTATGCTTTTCCTTGATTACAGAATGGATGAAGCCGAATGGAGTGGTACAGCCGGAGAAGTGAAAGATAACAGCTCAAATGATTATGATGGTACTGCTTATAACGGTTTAACCACAACAGATAACTCTACAGTTAATGGTGGAATCTGCAGAGTAGGAGGTATATTTGACGGAGTGGATGATTATATTGAAGTGCCGGATCTTTCCGCATTACAGTCAACGGCCTCTTTGAGCTTTTGGATAAAAACAAATCAAACCGGCAATGATACTGCATGGCAGGCACCAGGTATTACAGGAATTGAAGAAAACGGAGGAACTAACGATATTTTCTGGGGTTTTATCGATAGCAATGGCAATATTGGCATTGCTGTAGGCAATAATTTTACCATAAAATCTAATAATGAAGTAAATGATAATCAATGGCATCATGTAGTTCTTACAAGAAATGCTGATACAGGTGATGCAAAAGTTTATGTTGATGGGATACTTGAAGACACAGGGAACATGAATAGTGGAAGCATTGGAAACAGTTTTTCCAGTATTGGCAGAATTGAAGATACGGGGGGCTCACCTGAATATTTTAACGGTTATTTGGATGAAGTAAAAATATTTGATAGCATTCTTACTGATTCTCAAGTTTCTAATATTTATAATAACGAAAACAACGGTAACAACTGGGATGGAACACCACGAACATGTCCAAGTGTACCGGGACAAATAGATTGCACAGATATATTCCCCAGTGCTGCCCAAAACTCTGAATCCAACAGCTCTATAGAATTTGGATGGAACGCTCAGGTTTCTGATCCAGACAATACTCTTGAAACATATGAAATCATCTATAACCAATGGAGTAATGATACTTGTATAACTACTGATTGCGCAGCATCTAATTCTATATCTAAGAAACCAACACTTGGTACCTTCATAACTACTAATAGTACTTTAGATGTGAATTTGGGTTGGAGAGAAGATTATACGCTTGGGAATAACAATATAAACGAATATAGAAATATAGACAGCGGGGGTCGCAGCACTATATCAGACAGCGGTAATTTTGATGTTTATAAAATTCAGACTCTTTCGTTAAAAGACAGAGATACCTTAGAGCTTCAGGGAGGAACAGATTATTGGATTGAAACTTTTAACTTTGATGGTTCAAGGATTGAAATCACAGTCCAAGGCAACGGTACCGCCAGACTTTTTATTAAAGACCCAACAGAATTTAGTTGGAGAACAGATATTAATGAAAACGGCGAACCTAATAATTTACTAATTGTGGACTATGGTGATATCACTTTTTCAAACGGTAATGATGGAGAAATTAATGCTGTGGTGTATTCTAAGGGAAGTATTGAAGTTGGAAGTGACATTGAAATAAATGGATCTTTAGCTGCAGAAGGGAATATAAACTTAATTAGCAATAGCTACATTAACTATGATATAAATTGGATATCAAATTTAGACGATCGAGGTTTTTGCGAGAGCCCAGGATCAAATCTAAATCATATTCTTCTCACACACGACGGTTACGCTCTGACATGCAGAGCTGAACCGATTACTGTTAAAGCCTGTGCAAATGATAATTGCTCAACACTATATAATAATCAAGTAACTGTAAATTTCACCAACCCATCTTCCGGTTGGGAAACAGACCCTGCTACTTTTACCGGTGGTCAAACTACTGTAGATTTAATCCATACCGATAACGAAACTATAACAATAAATGCTGAAGCAACTTCTCCCATTGCTGATAATAATACAAGGTGTCTAAACACAAGTGGTGGCGCTGACTGTGAAATTATATTCACAGATGTGGGAATAATAATTGATGGAGACGATGCCAGCACAAATCCGGAAAGCGATATAACAACTCAGATTGCCGGTAAACCTTCCGACACAAATCCAAACGGTGAAACCCAGCTTATCCGTGTAATTCGAACAAATGATAAAACAGGGGCTTGTATTCCCGGGGTACAAAACAAAAATTTAGATGTTTCTTTCAGCTATTCACTGCCTCAAATAAATCAGGGATTGGAAGATAATTCTATACAAGTTACTGCTAATGGAGGCAACATAATTCTCACTGACAATACTACCACTCAGTCTTTATCACTTAGTTTCGATAGTAATGGCACAGCACCTTTCATCTTCGAATCATCAGATGCCGGGAAGTACTCTTTGACAGCAGAAATGCAAATTCCCGTTACTTACTCAGACAATACAACTGCCGTACAAACTGTCACTGGAACAGATACAAGTAATGCATTTGTTGTGCGGCCTTTTGCAGTCTTTGCAAATGCTGTCGGAAACCCAAAAAGTCAGGATGCAAACGGAGGCGTATTTAGAAAAGCCGGTAACCCATTCACTCTAAATTTCAAAAGCTTAAAATGGACATCTGGCAGAGATTCAGACAATAACGGGGAATGGGATTCATGCGATAATTCAACTCTAACTGATCCCGGAAGCAATTATGCCCGTGTTCCTTCATGGGATATTGGTCAACCCTCTGTCAATTTAGCGCTCCCCTCTACCGGCAATAATCCCGGTATAAGTTATAATAACGGAAATATTACTTTTGCAAAGAGCAGCAACACTGTCAGCTCCGATAATATTACTTTTGGTGAAGTTGGTATAATTCAAATGCAGAAAGATGGATTGAACAATTTCCTTGGAGAAAGTGTTCAGGTTTGCTCGCCTTATATCGGCAGATTTACGCCACATCATTTTGAAGTAACATCAAAAACAACCGGAGACTTGGCTAATCAATGCAGCAACAGTTTCACTTACACAGGGCAAAAAACTAATTATCTTGTTAAGCCTGAGTTTATAATAACAGCTCAAAACAAAGATAACAATACCACCCAAAACTACAAAGGCAATTTCTTCAAACTTGAAAAATCAGGTATCGATATAACAACCCCGACAACAGACGCTAATCAAGTGGGTGAAGATGGAGTAAATAAAGTCAAAGTAAGTGTTGAAAGGGATGATGCATCTTTAAATCCTAATAATGACGGAACTGCCACATACACCTTCGGCAATGACAATATCACATATGTAAGAGATAACAATTCTCAAATAGCACCGTTTGATGCTTTAATAAATTTTGAAATAAACAGTATAGTTGACAACGATAGTGTTTCCGCAATTAATTTACCGGATAACATATCAGCAAGCGGTACAGAAATCAGATATGGCAGAATGGATATTTTGGATAATTACGGCCCTGAAACTGAGCCTTTAACTTTGGACGTAAGAACAGAATATTGGGACGGGGATTCTTGGGAGTTAAACGATAATGACAGCTGTACTCAGCTAACTGACAGCGATTTTTATCTGGATAATTATACGGTAAATTTAAATTCAGGCGAAACATCTCTTTTTGGCATTGCAGATATTAATAGTGGATACGGCTCATTGTCCCTGACAGCTCCAGGTGAAAATAATAATGGCTCTGTTGACATCAACCTTATTAGCTATCTATACCTACTGGATAACGAAACAGTTGGAACCGCGACTTTCGGCATATATCGTGGCAGGGATATAATCATAGACTGGCAGGAAGTACCTGCGGAATAGTAAGATAGTGAAATGGAGAGATAGTGAGGGAGTGAGGTAGGAAGATGGAAAAGCCGCATAAAAAATTAAAAACATGGCAAAAATCTGTGGAATTTTGTGTAAAAATTTACGAAATTACAGAAAAATTTCCAAAAGATGAATTATACGGACTAACAAGTCAGATAAGAAGAGCAGCCGTTTCTGTTCCATCAAACATTGCTGAAGGTGCTGCCAGAAATTCCAGTAAAGAAAAAGCACAGTTCTATAATATAGCCCGAGGCTCAATCAGTGAAATTGATACACAAATAGAAATAGCTCTTAGACTGAAATATATAGATGATAATGATAAGCAAATTATAATAAAAAGCTTAACAGAAATAGACAAATTGCTTTATGGATTATGGAAAAAATCATGCGAAATAAAATAAAGGAAACAGAATCTCTCTTTTTCTCTACCTCACGATCTCACCATCTTCCCATCTCACTCCCTCACTCCCTCACCATCTCACGCGCTAAGCGCGGTTTTACATTGATTGAACTGGTTATAATAATAATTCTCGTAGGTATAGTTGCTATGGTTGTTGCTCCTAAGATTACTACATCTGATATAGAAAAAAATGCGGAAGTTGTCCGGTTGATGTCTGATATCCGATATGTGCAGCACAAATCAATGGTGACAGGCGGAGGAAAAGGCATCCTGTTCACCACCCACGGATACAATTTTCTCGGCATTTCCGATAAAGAGGATATAAGCGGTCTGTCTGCTATAACTCCACCCTCACAAAACCCGCTTTACTTTGATTATTTGGGCAGACCCGATACTGACAATATTTCGACCAATGATAATATTGTCACAAATAAAATCACAATAACTATCGGCGGGAAAAATATTTATATAGCTCCCTATGCAGGCGGGGTCTATGAATAAAGGATTCACTTTAATTGAGATAATTATTTTTATAGTTGTTTTTTCCATAGGTGTTATGGGAATAATGATGCTGTTTTTTAACACACTCGGCAAAACATCCGATCCTACTTTGAGGCTAAGAGGTGTGCAGGTTGCCGAAGCCGTAATGGAGGAAATAAAAGGGAAAAAATGGGATGAATCCACTCCAAACGGCGGTGATAATATAAGTACAACTATTGCAAATATTTGCACAGAAGAACCGATTGATCAGGAAGAAGAATTTGATGATATAGACGATTATGTAAAAGACAGTAATTGTGATGCAAACACAAAAACTTATTCTGACTATACCAGCTCCGATTTCGGTTTTGACAATCTGACCAGCGGTTTTGACATTTCTATAAAAGTCGGCTTTGCAGATAATTCTACAGGTGTTTATGATTTTGTTAACAGTCAAACCAATTTTAAATTAATAGAGATCAAAGTTACAAAAGGTGTACTTAATGAGACTTATACCCTAAGGATGTTGAAGGGCAATTTTTAAACGCCGTAAGGCGTTATTGGTTTGGGTCGTAGGGGTTGTATAGGTATTATAGGTAGTTTGTGTTATGTGGAATATTGAGAGGTTTGGATGGGTAGAAGCTGGAAAGATTTAATTGTGTGGCAGAAAAGTCATGAATTCGTATTGTATATCTATGGGCTTCTGGAAGAGTTTCCCAAAGAAGAAAAGTACGGCTTAGTAGCACAAATTGAACGAGCATCTATCTCTATTCCTACAAATATAGTTGAGGGGCGCTCAAAGAGCAGCAACAAGGAATTTTTGAAATTTTTATACATTTCCAGAGATTCCCTGGAAGAAGTAAAATATTTACTCATACTCTCCAGAGATTTGAACTACATTTCCAAGGAAATATATCTGAAACTTGAAGAAAAATTGTCAAAAATCGGCATGCTTCTAAATAATCTCATCAAATCCATCGACTCCCGTACCACCTCTACAACCTCTACTACCCCTACTACCCCTACTACCCCTAAAACCAAAGGGTTCACATTGATTGAACTGATAATAGCCATAGTATTGTTAGGCATTGTGGCAGGTGTCGGGGTGAATCTAATTATGCCGATATTTACCGGCTACGTTGACACACGGACAAAGGAATATCTGTTTAATGAAGTAAAATATGGTGTCCAAAGAATGGACAGAGAGTTGAGGATGGCTGTTCCAAATTCTGTAAAAGTTATCGACAGTGGCAATGGAATACGATTTATGAAACTTTACAGCGGCAATTACTATGAAAAACCGAAGGGAAAAAACAAAAATTATCTGAACATTTTTGATAACTGCTCAAATATACTGAAAGCTTTTGACCCTGCCACCAAAACTACAAACGATAATCTGACCGTTTATGTTACTAAACCGGACAAAATATACAATACACCGAAATATTGGTATAATGCTTCCAAATGTTACAATAAAGACAACATTACAATAAGTAATGATTTGAAAGCCCAATCCCCTTACAACAGGTTCTACGTTATCGATACGCCGATGACTTTCTATCAAAGGGGGACAAGAATCTATATGAGCAGGGATTACAACTGGACAACAACTGATGGAACGGATAACAGCTCTCCGCATTACCGGCTCATGTCATATGTTAATGATATTGACTTCAATTATGAGCCGGGTATTCCGCAGAAAAGAAACGGAGTGGTGACAATTGCAATTACAATGAGAAAAGGAACCACAACACTCAATTATAAACACCAGGTTCATATAAGGAATGTTCCATGATTAATAACAATAGAGGCTTTTCACTCCTTTTGGCAGTTTTTCTCCTTGTGGTATTCGGATTCATCGGTGTATCAATTGTCACTATGTTATCGAATCAATCAGTGAGCTCCTCCGAGGAACTGATTTCCGCACAGGCTTTTTATCTTGCTGAAAGTGGGATTGAGTGGGGGATCAGGAAATCAATTGTCAACGGATCATGTGATAACATTTCGAGCAAAGAAGTAAAAATTGAGAATCAAAGCGGATATGCGACGGTAAATGTCAGAAAAATATCTGACAATATATCCAGCCAGCCGCCGGCAAATTATTCAGAACTTTGCGAAGTAACATCCACAGGCCAGATTAACGGCATCAAAAGAAAACTAAAGGTCAAATTTAAACAATAACCTCACTACTTCACTATCTCCCCACTTCCCTATTTCCCTATTTCCCTATTTCTCCATCTCACCACTTCTCTACTTCACTACCTCACCACTTCTCTACTTCACTACCTCACCACTTAACTGTTGTCAGTAAGTGTTGATTTGTCAGAAGCAATATATTAAGCTATAATAGTAATAAATTAAGAACTTAAGTTTGGCTGTTCATTCGGTCATTACGAGGAGCCGGGGTCGACGTGGTAATCTCAAATACGAGATTGCTTGACTGTGCTCGCAATGACCGCAAACGTCATCGCGAGGGCGGCAGCCCGTGGCGATCTCATGTTTCTTTATATGAGATTGCTTCGCTACGCTCGCAAGAATGCCTACGGCTAGCACCAGTTCTTTGAACTGGTAAATATGTGTAGCATTCTATTTATTCACCTAAAGGTGAATTCCAGACTGGTTATGGCGTCATTACGAGGAGCCGGGGTCGACGTGGTAATCTCAAAATAAGAAAAGTAGAGAGATTGCTTCGTCGTATTCACTCCTAGCAAAGACAGAAGGTGCAACTGCGAAATTTAAATTAATAGTAAATTATAAAGGAAAATAATGTACAACGAATATTTCGGATTCACATCAAAACCGTTTATAAATACACCTGATCCGGATCTTTTTTACTGCTCCGAATCCCATGAGAAAGCTCTGGAAGCCATCACATACGGGATACGGCAGCGCAGCGGTTTTTTAAGCCTCATTGCAGATGTGGGAAGCGGCAAAACAACTCTCTGCAGAGTGCTTCTAAACAAACTTACCAATGTCAAATCAAGCCTTATCCTGAATCCCTTTCTCACACCATATGAACTTTTGTGTTCCATACTGGAGGACTTTGGAATAAATATCCCAAAGAACGCTAACAAGAGTGCTTTGTATAAAATTCTTTCAAAATTTCTTATAAATAATTATAAAGAGGATAAAAATGTTGTAATAATTATCGACGAAGCCCAAAATCTGTCATTTGAATCATTGGAAATGCTCCGACAGATATCAAATATCGAGCTGGAAAATGACAAATTGGTTCAGATTCTGTTGGTGGGTCAGCCGGAACTGGAAGCCCTCCTTCGCCAAAAAAATCTAAGGCAGCTCAATCAGCGCATAGCTGTAAAAGTAACACTGGAACATCTAAATAATAACGAGACCGAAAATTATATTAATTTCCGAATCACCGAATCATTAAAATATAAAAAATATATATTTTCCAAACCAGCAATAAATGCCATTTACAAATATACCAAAGGGAACCCCAGGGAAATAAATCATATAGCAGACAAAGCTCTTCTTTTGGCAGCTGCAGACAAAAAGAAGCAGGTTAATAAAAAAATTGTAAAAGCAGCATATAAAGATTATATATTTATCGGTTCAAGCGGCTTCAAATTTAAAAAATCCCTGATGTATGCATCTGTACTGCTTATACTGATTATCACAGCAGCTTTTACATTTAAAAACTCAAATTTACCGGCTTTCAGCTCCGAAAAATCAGCAGATAAAAAGCAGGCGGAAATGCAGAAATCATCCGATTCATCACCGAAAACAGCAAAAACAGAGAAAGTTTCTAATGCAGACAGAATCAGTACAAAATCGACTGAAACAGAGAATACAGAAAAATGTGCACGGCTGAAGGTAAATCTTAACTTCCGTGCTAAACCATCCTTGAATGCTGAAGTGATTAAAGTATTGTCAGAAGGCTCAATTTATGTTATTAACGATATAAAGGATAAATGGATCAGAATATCCGAGGGCAACAGAAACGGCTGGATAGTTAATAAAAAATCGTTTATTGATATAAAAAAGTGTGGTGAATCTTGAGCGAAATCGCTGATGCCCTTAAGAAATTAAAAGATAATAATAACAGCCGCAAGTCTGCCGGAAGCTATTCTAAAAAATACAGTTTTCCCCATTTCAGCTTAAGCACAATTTACATTCTGACAGCAGCCATCATTCTGATAATACCTGCTGGCCTGTATTATTACCATACGCAGAACATTGTTGCCAATATAAATCATACCAATATAACACCCGTTAATGTTCTTCAGGATAAATTTAACAGCAAATTTGCGGAATATCAGGAAACTATGTCTGAGAAGAATACAAATGATTTTTACCTTCTGCTCCTTTCCGGAAATTACAATAAGGCTGAAGAAATAGCTGAAAAATCAGAAAATAATAATTTACTCGCCATGCTTTACTTTTTTACAGGCAACCTTTCAAAATCAAAAATCATTTGTGAAAACATTTTGCATAGAAACCCGGAAAACCCCGAAATTCTAAACATCCTTTCCATGATATATTTTAAAATGGGTGATTTTGAAAAATCAGCGGATATCCAGGCAAAAATCGAAGAGGAGAACTACAAGACCCTTTTAAACAAAGCCGTAATCTATGAAAAAATGGGCAATTATTCGCAGGCTTTGAGTTACTACAGCAAATCATTAAATCATATGGAGCAAACAGATAAACCGCTCGGAGAAAGTTTTCTCAAAAAAACACTGAAAAGAAAGATATATATGCTTGGGAAGAAGCCGTGATGCGTAAAGCGTTATGGGTGATGGGGAAATAGAGAGATAGTGAGATAGAGAAGTGGTGAAATGGAGAAGCAGGAAAATGGTGAGAAATGAAGCCTAAGATGATTAATACTCTTGTTGTCGGTGACAGTCAGATTGATCACTGTATATTTACGGGCAAAAAAGGCGCTCTTGTGTTGGAAGGCCTCACGACACACGATTTTACCTTTGAAAATTTTGATGATTTTCCCCATATTATCAGCAGCATAAAAGAAAACTCCGGCAAAAACAAATATCTTTATGTTATTGTCATTGCAAAAGAAATTATAAAAAATGTAAACGTATTTAAGCAAAACATTAAAAATCCCCGCTCCCAAATACTCAACTTTCTGAAAGAGGATTTCGAAATATCACTTGCCGACTATTACATAGATTACATGATAGATCAGCAATACGACACAAATATTGTGTACACAAATTCATCGGCTTCGCCGATGCTAGTTGCTTATTCCGCGGCAATACCCAGGTCAATGTGTGATAAGATCATGGAAGTTATTACCGATGAAGGATTTAAAACCCTCGGAATGGAAACTGATACCAACGCCCTATTCAGACTGGGCAAAAACGTTCTCGGTCATAAGACTTTCCTGCATCTGCATGTCAGAAATATTGACTGTACCCTATACATCAGCAGCAACAATGTTATCCTTGTGGAAAGAGAATTGAACATTGGCATAAGGGAAATATTGTCAACTATACAGTCTAATGCAGGAGCAGATGCAGAGCAGGCCAGTCAGGCACTTTTTGAATACGGTCTGAATGAAGAAAATGAAACGGAAGAAGATGAAAACAAATTTAAAGCAATTTCTGAAGCTGTGGACAAAATCAGTCTGGAAATTCAGCGGACAATTGATTATTATTTCCAGCAGTTTAGTGCAGAACAAATCCAAAACATACTGATTACCGGCGACATACTGAAAGTTCCGCATTATGGGAAGTATGTGCAAAATCTTTTTAATATTGAAACAGTATGTTATGAGGCATCAAAGGAGCTGACACTGGATATCGATGAAAAAATAAATTTTGATGAATTAAAATATATTACAGAGTCCATAGGTCTGGGGATGAAGATATTATAATATGAAGAATAACGAAATAAATCTTCTGCCTTTGAAGTACCAGTTTGATTTTAATAAACACGTTGCCGTGAGAACCTCTATAGCGGTGATTGTATGCAATATAATACTGCTCGGAGTCATTTACTACTGCAACATAACAATTATCGACAAACTAAACGAAAACCTCGCTCAAAAACAGGCATACCACAGCAAATTGGTGAGTCTGAACTCCAATTTCAGCAAATACGAACAGGTATACGAAAACAAAAAGAAACAATTATCAGATGCAAAATCAAAACTTCGTGAACTCATGGCTGATAATCAGAAAAACAATTCGCCTGTGATAGACTCATTAAGACTGTTTGAATTTATAAACCGAAATATCTACGTTTCATCATTCAGTTACGGCTCAGGCACATTCAATTTTAACGGTACCGCAGCAAATGACAATGCATTCTACCGCTTTTACAAAGATCTCGAACAATCAGAGGTGGTTACGCGGGTAAATTTTCTAAGTTTAAACAGGACAGATGACAGCAGACAACTGAAATTCAAGGTAAAAATAACCATGGAGCCCTTTTATGAGCATTAACGTAAAGCTTAGAGATATAATAATTCTTGCATTATTGCTTATTATCGGGCTGAATTACGCATTCTATAAATATGCATATTCGGGGTTCATTCAGACAAGATACGAATTGCAAAATAAAATCACACAGCTGCAGATAAATAATGCCGATGAAATAAGTAAATTTCACTCAAAAATGGGTATATTTGACAAAATCATAACCATTGATAACAATATAAAGGATGTGAAAGTAAGTATAGCAAAGCTTAAAAAGGAAACACAGACAAAAGAAAACGTTTCGGATATTTTGAAAACACTGCTGCTCAGTACCAATATGAAAATACAGAGTTTGAATGTGGCAAATGTAAATATTAAAAACAATCAGCTAATTCAGACTTTTAACGTAAAGGCTACCGGAAGTTTACCTTCTGTGGTGGAGTTTATGCAGAATATTGAAGATAAAGGCAATATTTTAAGCATTGAAAATTATTCGCTAAGTTTTAATGAAAATAATATGAATTTCAGCGCCACAGTAAATGCTGTAAGTTCAGGGAATGATGATATATAAGAGCATCAGTATTTTTGTTTGGCATATAGTTTTACAAGAAAGAGGTCTCTCGACTCCACGTTGTTTCACTCGGGATGACAAAAACTTAAATGTGTCATTTCGATGAACCACTGTTAAGTGGTGAAGAGAAATCTCTACGTTGTTTGACAAAATACCCCTTCTTATTCTCT
Coding sequences within:
- a CDS encoding MarR family winged helix-turn-helix transcriptional regulator, encoding MTDENLLEKDISMTLAKVFFGMKKIFTKLWSEYDITPEQVGILTILWDENGLSQHDIAKRSIKDAPSTARLISRLIDRGFVKCVTDSEDRRCTNVFLTEKGRKLEEPAKSIMPEYNSMIYNGISNKEKQGLLGILQKMYNNIENIEVKDEENH
- a CDS encoding DUF6701 domain-containing protein, with protein sequence MSQQTTKLTRNSLILLFSFIFLLLTTSAYSAPGDILFTHNNSIDTFDENSLNTYWNVDSNGGDAGISNGTPDSDGRAMYTRYGEVTVTTKRTIDLSGKYAELSFWAQVGDDSFSEDPDANEDLVIEYNDSNNDWHILARIAGDTAPGSVFNQTIEIPANGLHSNFRFRFRQTGGSGYNYDYYHIDNVVLREASPPPPGFCDDFENGLSNWIISNNNYAGIGEQTYDSPTHSLYLNGGPVNATSRLMDLSGKSAANLSFWLQRGSDDILGSEFPEDGENIIVSYFNNSGNWIDLETFQGGGTPGEVFNKTYILPSDAFHSGLQVRFSLTDGSGENWDYWHIDNFCVQSPAMLFLDYRMDEAEWSGTAGEVKDNSSNDYDGTAYNGLTTTDNSTVNGGICRVGGIFDGVDDYIEVPDLSALQSTASLSFWIKTNQTGNDTAWQAPGITGIEENGGTNDIFWGFIDSNGNIGIAVGNNFTIKSNNEVNDNQWHHVVLTRNADTGDAKVYVDGILEDTGNMNSGSIGNSFSSIGRIEDTGGSPEYFNGYLDEVKIFDSILTDSQVSNIYNNENNGNNWDGTPRTCPSVPGQIDCTDIFPSAAQNSESNSSIEFGWNAQVSDPDNTLETYEIIYNQWSNDTCITTDCAASNSISKKPTLGTFITTNSTLDVNLGWREDYTLGNNNINEYRNIDSGGRSTISDSGNFDVYKIQTLSLKDRDTLELQGGTDYWIETFNFDGSRIEITVQGNGTARLFIKDPTEFSWRTDINENGEPNNLLIVDYGDITFSNGNDGEINAVVYSKGSIEVGSDIEINGSLAAEGNINLISNSYINYDINWISNLDDRGFCESPGSNLNHILLTHDGYALTCRAEPITVKACANDNCSTLYNNQVTVNFTNPSSGWETDPATFTGGQTTVDLIHTDNETITINAEATSPIADNNTRCLNTSGGADCEIIFTDVGIIIDGDDASTNPESDITTQIAGKPSDTNPNGETQLIRVIRTNDKTGACIPGVQNKNLDVSFSYSLPQINQGLEDNSIQVTANGGNIILTDNTTTQSLSLSFDSNGTAPFIFESSDAGKYSLTAEMQIPVTYSDNTTAVQTVTGTDTSNAFVVRPFAVFANAVGNPKSQDANGGVFRKAGNPFTLNFKSLKWTSGRDSDNNGEWDSCDNSTLTDPGSNYARVPSWDIGQPSVNLALPSTGNNPGISYNNGNITFAKSSNTVSSDNITFGEVGIIQMQKDGLNNFLGESVQVCSPYIGRFTPHHFEVTSKTTGDLANQCSNSFTYTGQKTNYLVKPEFIITAQNKDNNTTQNYKGNFFKLEKSGIDITTPTTDANQVGEDGVNKVKVSVERDDASLNPNNDGTATYTFGNDNITYVRDNNSQIAPFDALINFEINSIVDNDSVSAINLPDNISASGTEIRYGRMDILDNYGPETEPLTLDVRTEYWDGDSWELNDNDSCTQLTDSDFYLDNYTVNLNSGETSLFGIADINSGYGSLSLTAPGENNNGSVDINLISYLYLLDNETVGTATFGIYRGRDIIIDWQEVPAE
- a CDS encoding four helix bundle protein, with translation MEKPHKKLKTWQKSVEFCVKIYEITEKFPKDELYGLTSQIRRAAVSVPSNIAEGAARNSSKEKAQFYNIARGSISEIDTQIEIALRLKYIDDNDKQIIIKSLTEIDKLLYGLWKKSCEIK
- a CDS encoding prepilin-type N-terminal cleavage/methylation domain-containing protein, which translates into the protein MRNKIKETESLFFSTSRSHHLPISLPHSLTISRAKRGFTLIELVIIIILVGIVAMVVAPKITTSDIEKNAEVVRLMSDIRYVQHKSMVTGGGKGILFTTHGYNFLGISDKEDISGLSAITPPSQNPLYFDYLGRPDTDNISTNDNIVTNKITITIGGKNIYIAPYAGGVYE